The Streptomyces sp. NBC_01317 genomic interval CCTCGGTGACGCCGTCGGTCGCGGAGACGACGGTGTAGAGGATCAGGGGCGTGAAGGCGGAGGCGAGGACGGCGAGCCAGAGGAAGCCGACGGCTTCGGAGATGGCGGTGGTGAACGGCACGCCGCGGATGGCGCGCTTGGCTACGGCGAAGAGCCACAGGACGAGGGTCAGGACGCTGGCGGCGGCGAAGACGATGGCGTACCGGGCGAGGAAGGCCGGGTTGGTGAAGTCGACGTTGGCCGTCTCCTCGACGGCACCGGAGAGCTTCTCGACGACCCAGGAGGCGGATTCGGCGCAGCCTCGGGCTAGGGAGGAGAGGGGGTCGAGGGCGTCTGCGGGGTTGTCGGGCAGCCCTCCGGAACGGGCGGAGTCGCCGGACTCGCAGTAGCTCTTGGACAGGCCTTTCAGCAGGCTGCAGTCGACCTTGTCGTCGGTCGGTGAGGGCGTGGGAGTGGGCGCCGCGGCGGCCCGGGCGGCGAAGAGGAACAGCGTGGCCGGGACGCTCGCCAGTGCGGCGCCGATCCATCGGGCTCGGACGAGCGGGCGGGAGTGGGGTCGGGAGCTACCTGGCATACGTGAAGCCTCCGTACTGCTCGACAGCCTTGCTGATCTCGTCCGCGGTGGAGGTCGCGACATCGCCGGGGACGGGAGCCGGTCCGGTCTGCTGCGTATCGGTCGCGATCTTCCAGTCGTCGCCTTGCCAGCGCAGATCGAAGGTTCCGGTCTGCCAGGTCGTCTTCACCGGGTCGGTGGAGCCGGGTCCGGCCATTCCGATCAGGCCCGTGTACCAGACGGAGACCCGGGCGCTGTTGCCGCTGATGGTCTCGACCTTCGTGCCCACCGGGATCGCCCGGGAGACGAAGATGTTGTCGGCGGGCGGGTTCCCTTCGGCGTCCAGACCGAGCCTCTGCAACTCCGCCGGTGCGTAGGCGGGGTCCAGCGCGGTCTTGAGCTTGGTGGCCGACTCGGGCACGTAGATGGCGTCCAGGATGGCGTACCGGCTCACCCGGTTGAACATCCCGTCCGACCCCAGCGCCACCGCGTAATTCGCCGCCGCACTAGCCGCCCCCTGCTCATCCCTCGCGAACCCCGACGGAATCGTGCCGTTCTTGCCCGTCACCGGCTTCACGCCCGACGCCGCCGTCGGGTTTGCCGCGCCGTCGGGGGCGCCCGCGCCCGGGGTCGGGTCCTTGCCGCCGCCGCGGTTGGCGAAGGCGATGGCCGCGACCAGGAGGACCACGACGCCCACGACCGTGATGAGGGAGCGTGAACCGCGGGCGGGGCGTCTGCCGCCGCCGTAGCCGTCGCCGCCTCTGGCGTCGGGCAGCCGCGTGCGCGTCTGGCCCGTACCGCCGAAGCCGTCGTCCGTACGGGCGGCGGGACGCGCGGGGTCGCCGTAGCCGTGCTCGTCACCGAAGCTCATGCCGCGAAAGCCCCCTCAGCCGTGCGCGGGTCCGCGTGGTCCGCGTAGTACGACGGTAGCCGTGCTGGTTCCCGCGCGGGCGCGGTGTGGTGACTCGACATCAGGGAGACGCAACCTCAGCCGGTGGGTGCGACGGACGGGTGGTGTGGAGGGCGCACCGGGCGCACGCCTGGTACGTACCGGAGGGACCGGAGGAAAGGACGGACGGAAGGGCGGGATGACGGGTCCGCCGGAACGGCCGAACGGGTGGGACCGAGCGCGCTCGGCCGTCCGGGTCGGCCGGCGGGAGTGCCGGCCGCGAGAACGGCCGGGATCAGACAGCCATCCCGTACACGATCGTGAAGAGCGTGCCCAGCGACCCGATGATGAAGACGCCGGTCAGCCCCGCGACGATCAGGCCCTTGCCCTGTTCCGCGCTGAACGTGTCCCTGAGCGCCGTCGCCCCGATGCGCTGCTTCGCCGCGCCCCAGATCGCGATGCCGAGACAGAGCAGGATGGCCACCGCCATCACGACCTCGATCATCACCCGGGCCTCGTTCCCGAGTGTCCCGAAGGGTCCCCAGTCCGGGGCGATACCACCGATGATGGTGGTGATGTCGCCCTTTTCAGCCGCCAGGTACATGTAACTCACCGCCCCTGTTGGGTCGTTCGCCGCCCGGGCCCCATGGCACGGGTCACGCTCTATCTTCGCTGATGGAACCGCCCTCGTATGCCGCTTGGCGGCTCTCTTTACCCGATGCCCGCACATATGACCGGTCCCGGCCCCCTGACCTGGTGCGGACCGGCTCAGCACGTACGCAATCGGTTACTCTGTGTATCACGGGGCGTGACTCCGGGCAATGACTGTCGTTGGTCCACTCTTGCGGGGTGCGGCGCCGTGGGGGAGCCGTGGGGGAGCGGTGGAGAGATTGCGGGGAGCTGGGGCGCGATCAGGTCTGTTGCAACGGTACGGGGTTGGACTAGGAAGGCGTCTGTGACCCAAGACGAATCGCGCGACGACGCCGCTTCCGCCCTCCCGCCCGTTCCCGACGCCGACCCCTTCGCCGCCTCGCTCGCCGACACCCAGCGGATTCTGGCCAGGATCGACACGACCCGGCCGCACACCGCCCGTATCTGGAACTACTGGACCGGCGGTAAGGACAACTACCTCGTCGACCGCGAGGCCGGCGACCAGATCAGGAAGCTGCACCCGGGCATCGGGGACTACGCGCTGGCCGACCGTCAGTTCCTCGGACGGTCCGTCGAACACCTGACCAGGGACGTGGGCATCAGACAGTTTCTGGACGTGGGCACGGGCCTGCCGAGCGCCGACAACACCCACGAGGTCGCGCAGCGCGTGGCCCCGGAGTCGCGGATCGTGTACGTCGACAACGACCCGCTCGTCCTCGCCCACGCGCGGGCGCTGCTGACCAGCTCGCCCGAGGGGAGGACGGACTACCTCGACGCCGACCTCCGCGACGTCGACACCATCCTGGAGCGCGCGTCGCGCACGCTCGATTTCAGCGAGCCCGTCGCGCTGATGCTGCTGGGCGTCGTGATCTTCATCGAGGACGACGAGGAGTCGTACGGCCTGGTGCGCCGCCTCATGGACGCGCTGCCCGCCGGCAGCCATCTGGTGCTGTCCCACACGATCACCAGCCCCGCGATGCCCGACGTGGACGCGGCGGTCGCCTTCTGGAACGAGAACGGCACGCCCCGGCTGACCCAGCGCACACCCGAGCAGCTGCTCCGTTACTTCGACGGGCTGGAGCTGCTGGAGCCCGGGGTGGTGTCGTGCTCGCGCTGGCGGCCGGTGGCGGGAGCGGGGTCGGGGCCGGGTGGCGAGGGGCTGCCGGACGAGGTGGCGATGTTCGGGGGAGTGGGGCGTAAGGGGTAGGAGGGCGGAATGAGGGGGCGGGGGCTTCGTCCTGTCTCTCCTTGTTCCGTACGGGTGAACTTGGCCGGGCCGTCTCGGAGTCCGTCCGCCCGGTCGATCCCTGTGCCTGCGGGCGCCTCCGCCGTACGCGGGGGTCCCCCACCGCCGTCCTGACGCGCGATTGCCCCGCGCCCCGCTTTGGGAAAGTGCCGTCGATATCCCTCGATATCCGCCGGCTTCCCGGACCGGGAGCGGGCGCGGACGGCGGCACTGCGGGACAGGGGCGAGCGCGATGGCGGGGACGGCGGGGAGCGGTGGGGGCGCGGGCGGTGGAGCCGATGTACGGCACAGCGCGGGGCCCTGGACCAGGGCGGCGGGCGCGGCCGAGGCGCTGCGCGCCCACCTGGGCCAGGTCCGGCCCGAATTCGCCGCCGCGCACGCGGGGTTGGCGGGCGGTACGGAGGGCCTGGCGGTCGCGGACGTCCTGCGGACGGTGCGTACCTCGTGGGAGCGGCGGATCGACACCGCCATGGGGGAGTGCGGCAGCCTCGCGGGCAGTCTGAGGGCGGTCGCGAAGGACCTGGGCGAGAGCGACGCGGCGGTGCGGGTGGCGCTGGCGGGGGTGGAGGTGGGGGCCGGGGCGGGCTCGGGTTTCGCGTCCGGCCCCGGCTCTGGCCGCGGCTCCGGCCCCGTCTCCGGCCCCAGCTTGGGCTTCGGCTTCGGTGGTGGTCGGTGAGTGGGGGGCTGACCTGGGCCCAGTTGCGCGAGGTGCGGTGCTCCGAGCTGGAGGAGGCCGCCGACGGCTGGGGCCGGGCGAGCAACCGCGCCGACGCGGCGCGCGACCGGATCGACCGGCAACTGCTCACCGGCATCCGGGACTCGCAGCGGGGCGAGGCGGCGCGGGCGGCGGTCGTACGGCTGCGGGATCTGAGCCGTGACTTCCAGTACGTCCAAACCGAGTGCGGTCTTGTCCGTACGACGCTCAACAGCCTGGCCCACGAACTGAGGGGCCCGCAGCGGGCGTTGCGGGAGGCGCTGGAGGACGCGCGGGCGCTGGGGTTCACCGTGCACCCGGACGGCGGGGTGAGCTTTCCCGAGGCGGGCGAGAACTGGTCGACGGGCCGGCCGTTGCCGGGCGGGCGGATCGCGGGGAGCGGGGCGGAGCCGTTCCCGGCGGTGCCGGCGGCGTACGGGAGCGTGAACCCGAACGAGGCGAAGGCCCAGGATGTCGTGGACCGCATCGGTCGGGCGCTGCGTGAGGCGCGGGGCGTC includes:
- a CDS encoding SAM-dependent methyltransferase, with translation MLARIDTTRPHTARIWNYWTGGKDNYLVDREAGDQIRKLHPGIGDYALADRQFLGRSVEHLTRDVGIRQFLDVGTGLPSADNTHEVAQRVAPESRIVYVDNDPLVLAHARALLTSSPEGRTDYLDADLRDVDTILERASRTLDFSEPVALMLLGVVIFIEDDEESYGLVRRLMDALPAGSHLVLSHTITSPAMPDVDAAVAFWNENGTPRLTQRTPEQLLRYFDGLELLEPGVVSCSRWRPVAGAGSGPGGEGLPDEVAMFGGVGRKG